The Amycolatopsis mongoliensis genome includes a window with the following:
- a CDS encoding roadblock/LC7 domain-containing protein, whose product MANSGVSELDWLLDDLVKRVAGADRAVVLSSDGLLIGRSGNLSEEDAEHLSAVASAFQSLARGTGRHFGGGNVRQTMVEMDHAFLFVTAAGRGACLALLAREDADMGLVAYEMNLMVKRVGQVLTSAPRTGAGVLPTSP is encoded by the coding sequence ATGGCCAACTCAGGCGTCAGTGAGCTCGACTGGCTGCTGGACGACCTCGTCAAGCGGGTCGCCGGGGCGGACCGCGCGGTGGTCCTGTCCTCGGACGGCCTGCTCATCGGGCGGTCGGGGAACCTCTCCGAAGAGGACGCCGAACACCTCTCGGCGGTCGCCTCGGCGTTCCAAAGCCTGGCGCGCGGCACCGGACGGCACTTCGGCGGCGGCAACGTGCGCCAGACGATGGTCGAGATGGACCACGCGTTCCTGTTCGTGACGGCGGCCGGGCGGGGCGCCTGCCTCGCCCTGCTGGCCCGCGAAGACGCGGACATGGGCCTCGTCGCGTACGAAATGAACCTGATGGTGAAGCGGGTCGGGCAGGTGCTCACCTCGGCTCCGCGGACCGGCGCCGGCGTCCTGCCCACGTCGCCATGA
- a CDS encoding DUF742 domain-containing protein produces the protein MTGRHEAWFDDEAGPLVRSYAVTGGRTRSDTLGLDLITLVVALRTAHEAGMLEPEYARIIALCQRPVSVAEVAARVDLPLPVVKVMLSDLIEQNLVLFRTAAPVQETPNRHVLQAVLDGIRKL, from the coding sequence ATGACCGGACGGCACGAAGCCTGGTTCGACGACGAGGCCGGCCCGCTGGTCCGGTCCTACGCGGTCACGGGCGGCCGCACCCGGTCGGACACGCTCGGGCTCGACCTCATCACGCTCGTCGTCGCGCTGCGCACCGCGCACGAGGCGGGCATGCTCGAACCGGAGTACGCGCGCATCATCGCCCTGTGCCAGCGGCCGGTCTCGGTGGCCGAGGTGGCCGCGCGGGTCGATCTCCCGCTGCCCGTGGTCAAGGTGATGCTCAGCGACCTCATCGAGCAGAACCTGGTGCTGTTCCGTACCGCGGCACCGGTGCAGGAAACCCCCAACCGACACGTATTGCAGGCGGTCCTTGATGGCATCCGGAAACTCTGA
- a CDS encoding GTP-binding protein, whose product MASGNSDPRRNLTATAVKVLIAGGFGVGKTTMVGSVSEVPPLRTEEVITTASEGVDDLSGIEQKTTTTVALDFGRITINPDLILYLFGTPGQDRFWFMWDELAEGALGAVVLADTRRLDSCFAAVDFFERRNLPFVVGVNCFDGAYRYGTEEVRQALDVGMDVPLLLCDARERESTKQVLTSLMEHVMARSDLAAAQGGY is encoded by the coding sequence ATGGCATCCGGAAACTCTGACCCCCGGCGGAACCTGACCGCGACCGCGGTCAAGGTACTCATCGCCGGCGGGTTCGGGGTCGGCAAGACCACGATGGTCGGTTCGGTGAGCGAAGTGCCGCCGCTGCGGACCGAAGAGGTCATCACGACCGCGTCCGAAGGGGTCGACGACCTCTCGGGGATCGAGCAGAAGACCACCACGACGGTCGCGCTCGACTTCGGCCGCATCACGATCAACCCCGACCTGATCCTCTACCTCTTCGGCACGCCGGGGCAGGACCGGTTCTGGTTCATGTGGGACGAGCTGGCGGAGGGCGCGCTCGGCGCCGTCGTGCTGGCCGACACCCGCCGGCTGGACAGCTGCTTCGCGGCGGTCGACTTCTTCGAGCGGCGCAACCTGCCGTTCGTCGTCGGCGTGAACTGCTTCGACGGCGCGTACCGCTACGGCACCGAGGAGGTCCGGCAGGCGCTCGACGTCGGCATGGACGTCCCGCTGCTGCTGTGCGACGCCCGCGAGCGGGAGTCGACGAAGCAGGTGCTGACCAGCCTGATGGAACACGTGATGGCGCGGTCCGACCTCGCGGCCGCCCAGGGCGGCTACTGA
- a CDS encoding DoxX family protein yields MTTTITTETQTAATRTETKSPATGIVVGASRIVISFLFGFHGLQGFGFFGGIDGQGGGVPFGSFPGWWGSVFELAGAVLLLVGLASRPAAILLSGVMAYAYFTVHAPMGLLPLQNMGEPAAVYSWIFLLFAAIGPGRFALDTLIKRRSR; encoded by the coding sequence ATGACCACCACGATCACCACCGAGACCCAGACCGCCGCCACCCGCACCGAGACCAAGAGCCCGGCCACCGGCATCGTCGTCGGCGCCTCGCGGATCGTGATCTCGTTCCTGTTCGGCTTCCACGGCCTCCAGGGATTCGGCTTCTTCGGTGGCATCGACGGCCAGGGCGGCGGCGTCCCGTTCGGCTCGTTCCCCGGCTGGTGGGGCAGCGTCTTCGAGCTCGCGGGTGCGGTACTGCTCCTCGTCGGGCTCGCCAGCAGGCCGGCCGCGATCCTGCTGTCCGGCGTGATGGCCTACGCCTACTTCACCGTGCACGCCCCGATGGGCCTGCTGCCGCTGCAGAACATGGGCGAGCCTGCCGCCGTCTACTCGTGGATCTTCCTGCTGTTCGCCGCGATCGGCCCGGGCCGCTTCGCCCTCGACACCCTCATCAAGCGCCGTAGCCGCTGA
- a CDS encoding NUDIX domain-containing protein, translating to MAGKRSAGLLLHRGRGEDVEVLLGHMGGPFWAKKDAAAWSLPKGELDPDEPPEHAARREFEEELGLPAPDGEYVPLGEVKQSGGKVVTAWAVEADLDPAAVVPGTFTMEWPPRSGKQQEFPEVDRVAWFSLDVAREKLVKGQLPFLDRLLALVSG from the coding sequence ATGGCGGGCAAACGCAGTGCCGGGCTCCTGCTCCACCGCGGGCGGGGCGAGGACGTCGAAGTGCTGCTCGGGCACATGGGCGGGCCGTTCTGGGCGAAGAAGGACGCGGCGGCGTGGTCGCTGCCGAAGGGCGAGCTGGACCCGGACGAGCCGCCGGAGCACGCGGCGCGGCGCGAGTTCGAGGAGGAGCTCGGCCTGCCCGCGCCGGACGGTGAGTACGTCCCGCTGGGCGAGGTGAAGCAGTCGGGCGGCAAGGTCGTCACGGCGTGGGCGGTCGAAGCCGACCTCGACCCGGCGGCGGTCGTGCCCGGGACGTTCACCATGGAGTGGCCGCCTCGCTCGGGAAAGCAGCAGGAGTTCCCCGAGGTCGACCGGGTGGCGTGGTTCTCCCTCGACGTCGCCCGGGAGAAGCTGGTGAAGGGCCAGCTGCCGTTCCTGGACCGGCTGCTGGCGCTGGTCAGCGGCTGA
- a CDS encoding HAD family hydrolase, whose amino-acid sequence MPTRALVFDFDGTLADTESAVLQSWREVFRDHGVELPMEAWYAVIGTQHTTPAMFALLAEHVPGIDPEALRPVTRARVLKLLEKLGTRDGVRSYLETAKDHGLKLAVASSSSGAWVNPHLERLGIASYFDAVLTGDLHKAKPDPDLYLAALDALDVLPGESIAFEDTPHGVTSAKAAGLTCVAVPNAITESLDFGQADVVLPSFTAKTLEALLSR is encoded by the coding sequence GTGCCCACCCGCGCCCTGGTCTTCGACTTCGACGGCACCCTCGCCGACACCGAATCCGCCGTCCTGCAGTCGTGGCGGGAGGTGTTCCGCGACCACGGGGTCGAGCTGCCGATGGAAGCCTGGTACGCCGTCATCGGCACGCAGCACACCACGCCCGCGATGTTCGCCCTGCTCGCCGAGCACGTCCCCGGCATCGATCCCGAAGCGCTGCGGCCGGTCACCCGGGCCCGGGTGCTGAAACTCCTCGAAAAGCTCGGCACGCGCGATGGCGTCCGAAGCTACCTGGAGACCGCGAAGGACCACGGTCTCAAGCTGGCCGTCGCCTCCAGCTCGTCCGGCGCCTGGGTGAACCCGCACCTCGAACGGCTCGGCATCGCGAGCTACTTCGACGCCGTCCTCACCGGGGACCTCCACAAGGCCAAGCCCGACCCGGACCTCTACCTCGCCGCGCTCGACGCCCTCGACGTCCTTCCCGGGGAGTCCATCGCCTTCGAGGACACGCCCCACGGCGTCACCTCGGCCAAGGCCGCCGGGCTGACCTGCGTCGCCGTGCCGAACGCCATCACCGAGAGCCTCGACTTCGGCCAGGCGGACGTCGTGCTGCCGTCGTTCACCGCCAAGACCCTCGAGGCGCTGCTCAGCCGCTGA
- a CDS encoding alpha/beta fold hydrolase, with translation MSTTVSTDGTKIAYTRAGSGPALVLVDGAMCYRGSSPNDALAKELAAHFTVHTYDRRGRGESADTGPYAVEREVEDVAALVKEAGGEAFLFGISSGAALALEAARSLPVTKLAVYEPPFVVDGTRPRVPAGYPARLDAALAAGKRGQAVKMFMTEGVGLGGAMVAMMRIMPFWAKLKRAAHTLPYDTALVVEHQAGTPLPAAWPEVKVPALAVDGGRSPDWMRNGVASLAKVLPSAEYKTLPGQTHIVKAAALAPVLTDFYLS, from the coding sequence ATGAGCACGACGGTTTCCACCGACGGCACGAAGATCGCCTACACCCGCGCCGGGTCGGGTCCCGCGCTCGTCCTCGTCGACGGCGCGATGTGCTACCGCGGCTCGTCCCCGAACGACGCGCTCGCGAAGGAACTGGCCGCGCACTTCACCGTTCACACCTACGACCGCCGCGGTCGCGGTGAGAGCGCCGACACGGGGCCCTACGCGGTCGAGCGGGAGGTCGAGGACGTCGCCGCGCTGGTCAAGGAGGCGGGCGGGGAGGCGTTCCTGTTCGGCATCTCCTCCGGCGCCGCGCTGGCGCTCGAAGCGGCGCGCAGTCTGCCGGTGACCAAGCTGGCGGTGTACGAGCCGCCGTTCGTCGTCGACGGCACCCGCCCGCGCGTCCCGGCCGGCTACCCGGCCCGCCTCGACGCCGCTTTGGCCGCGGGGAAGCGCGGCCAGGCGGTGAAGATGTTCATGACCGAAGGCGTCGGCCTGGGCGGCGCGATGGTGGCGATGATGCGGATCATGCCGTTCTGGGCGAAGCTCAAGCGAGCGGCCCACACGCTCCCGTACGACACGGCCTTGGTCGTCGAGCACCAGGCCGGGACACCGCTGCCGGCGGCGTGGCCGGAGGTGAAGGTCCCGGCGCTGGCCGTGGACGGCGGCCGCAGCCCGGACTGGATGCGCAACGGCGTGGCATCGCTGGCGAAGGTGCTGCCGTCGGCGGAGTACAAGACGCTGCCGGGCCAGACGCACATCGTGAAGGCGGCGGCGCTGGCCCCGGTGCTGACGGACTTCTACCTGAGCTAG
- a CDS encoding DUF998 domain-containing protein, protein MTTTAIRPRSLAPATTRGLLTCGILAGPVFVGTGVVQGLTRAGFDFTRHPASVLSNGSLGFVQITNFLVTGLLTIAAAAGIRRVLPGRWGPRLLTVYGAGLLCAGIFRADPQDGFPAGTPAGPPASISWHGTLHFAAGGIGFAALVAACFAIGSHLTPARAWYSRLSGLLFLAGFAGVASGSTSPAVTLGFWAAVVIAFAWLATTSAHLMARGESR, encoded by the coding sequence ATGACCACCACCGCGATCCGCCCCCGCTCCCTCGCTCCTGCGACCACCCGTGGCCTGCTGACCTGCGGGATCCTCGCCGGGCCCGTCTTCGTCGGCACCGGTGTCGTCCAGGGCCTGACCCGCGCCGGCTTCGACTTCACGCGGCACCCCGCGAGCGTCCTGTCGAACGGCTCGCTCGGCTTCGTCCAGATCACGAACTTCCTGGTCACCGGCCTGTTGACGATCGCGGCCGCGGCCGGAATCCGGCGCGTCCTGCCCGGCCGGTGGGGGCCGAGACTGCTGACCGTCTACGGCGCCGGCCTGCTCTGCGCAGGCATCTTCCGCGCCGACCCGCAGGACGGCTTCCCGGCCGGCACGCCCGCCGGCCCGCCTGCGTCGATCAGCTGGCACGGGACGCTGCACTTCGCCGCCGGCGGCATCGGCTTCGCCGCCCTGGTCGCGGCCTGCTTCGCGATCGGCTCGCACCTCACGCCGGCCCGCGCGTGGTACTCGCGGCTCAGCGGGTTGCTGTTCCTCGCGGGCTTCGCGGGCGTAGCGTCCGGATCGACGAGCCCGGCCGTCACGCTCGGTTTCTGGGCTGCCGTGGTGATCGCCTTCGCCTGGCTCGCCACCACGTCCGCTCACCTGATGGCGCGAGGAGAGTCCCGATGA
- a CDS encoding metallophosphoesterase, giving the protein MRGQLVVVPILALLLLFTVPWWTLVLAPDWGTAATIAGTAVFALGLVTMPVAMVRGHGRRQHDAGARLGDSLLAVIWVLFSWSVLSLVLRAALLGVDDPARSRIVAGVTFVVAAGLLVHGNRVAMRVPPVKATDVVIPRLGPGLDGLRVAVLTDTHYGPIDRTKWSEKVVAAVNALEADVVCHAGDLADGAVAKRRKQVDPLGGVQAALGRFYITGNHEYFGEAQAWLDHMEGLGWDTLHNRSTLLERDGDRILFAGIDDPTGAASGLPGHGPDLTLALADRPADVPVVLLAHQPKQVRQAREADVDLQISGHTHGGQIWPFHLLVRLDQPTLSGLTRHGPTQLYNSRGTGFWGPPFRIFAPSEITLLTLRAA; this is encoded by the coding sequence ATGAGAGGCCAACTCGTCGTCGTGCCGATCCTGGCGCTGCTCCTGCTGTTCACCGTTCCCTGGTGGACGCTCGTCCTCGCGCCGGACTGGGGCACGGCGGCCACGATCGCCGGCACCGCGGTGTTCGCGCTGGGCCTGGTGACCATGCCGGTCGCCATGGTCCGCGGCCACGGACGGCGCCAGCACGACGCCGGCGCCCGCCTCGGTGACTCGCTGCTGGCCGTGATCTGGGTGCTGTTCAGCTGGTCCGTGCTGAGCCTGGTGCTGCGCGCCGCGCTGCTCGGCGTCGACGACCCGGCGCGGTCGCGGATCGTGGCGGGCGTGACCTTCGTGGTGGCGGCCGGCCTGCTCGTGCACGGCAACCGCGTCGCCATGCGGGTGCCGCCGGTGAAGGCGACCGACGTCGTCATCCCGCGGCTCGGCCCGGGCCTCGACGGCCTGCGCGTCGCCGTCCTCACCGACACCCACTACGGCCCGATCGACCGGACGAAGTGGTCGGAGAAGGTCGTCGCGGCGGTCAACGCCCTCGAAGCGGACGTCGTCTGCCACGCCGGCGACCTCGCCGACGGCGCGGTGGCGAAGCGCCGCAAGCAGGTCGACCCGCTCGGCGGCGTCCAGGCCGCGCTCGGCCGGTTCTACATCACCGGCAACCACGAGTACTTCGGCGAAGCGCAGGCGTGGCTCGACCACATGGAGGGGCTCGGCTGGGACACCCTGCACAACCGCTCGACGCTCCTGGAACGCGACGGCGACCGCATCCTGTTCGCCGGCATCGACGACCCGACCGGAGCGGCCTCCGGCCTGCCCGGCCACGGCCCCGACCTGACCCTCGCGCTGGCCGACCGGCCGGCCGACGTCCCGGTCGTGTTGCTGGCACACCAGCCGAAGCAGGTCCGCCAGGCGCGGGAAGCCGACGTCGACCTGCAGATCTCCGGGCACACGCACGGCGGCCAGATCTGGCCGTTCCACCTCCTGGTGCGCCTCGACCAGCCGACGCTGTCGGGACTGACCCGGCACGGCCCGACCCAGCTGTACAACAGCCGGGGCACCGGGTTCTGGGGGCCGCCGTTCCGGATCTTCGCGCCCAGCGAGATCACGCTCCTCACCCTGCGCGCCGCCTGA
- a CDS encoding DUF6412 domain-containing protein: protein MNTLLELAFPVVTSPTTLVAFASLAAASLLVVLLVGSTHGSELALWSAPVRSRVTALRRRARHAESIRLRDPGAPGRSRPRAPGSRSTAA from the coding sequence GTGAACACACTGCTGGAGCTGGCGTTCCCCGTCGTGACCAGCCCGACGACGCTGGTCGCCTTCGCCTCCCTCGCCGCCGCGAGCCTCTTGGTCGTGCTGCTGGTCGGCAGCACGCACGGCAGCGAACTCGCCCTGTGGTCGGCGCCGGTGCGCAGCCGCGTCACCGCCCTGCGCCGCCGGGCCCGGCACGCCGAGTCGATCCGCCTGCGTGACCCCGGCGCCCCGGGGCGCAGCAGGCCACGAGCACCCGGTTCCCGCAGCACGGCTGCGTAG
- a CDS encoding YidC/Oxa1 family membrane protein insertase, with protein MFGFLDVPVAGAYHLIHTLTGPLSTALAIVLFTLGVRLLLHPLARSAARGERSRAALLPEIRALQAEHGRDRERLAAEMTKLQQESGTSLFVGCLPMLLQLPFFMVMYRLFTTPTVGGEPNSLLGATLFGTPLGAHGLAGSPLVFVIAAGLAVVAWFSVRWQDRHRDATAEVPGGKLLRLLPYGTVLATLVVPQAAGIYLLTTTAWTAAERALLRRGS; from the coding sequence ATGTTCGGCTTTCTCGACGTGCCCGTGGCGGGCGCGTACCACCTGATCCACACGCTCACCGGCCCGCTGTCCACGGCGCTGGCCATCGTCCTGTTCACCCTCGGCGTGCGGCTGCTGCTGCACCCGCTCGCCCGGTCGGCGGCCCGCGGCGAGCGCTCCCGGGCCGCCTTGCTGCCGGAAATCCGGGCCCTGCAGGCCGAGCACGGCCGCGACCGGGAGCGGCTGGCCGCGGAGATGACGAAGCTGCAGCAGGAGTCCGGGACCTCGCTGTTCGTCGGCTGCCTGCCGATGCTGCTGCAGCTGCCGTTCTTCATGGTCATGTACCGGCTCTTCACCACGCCCACGGTCGGCGGCGAACCCAACTCGCTGCTCGGCGCGACGCTGTTCGGGACGCCGCTGGGCGCGCACGGCCTGGCCGGCAGCCCGCTCGTGTTCGTGATCGCGGCCGGGCTGGCGGTCGTGGCGTGGTTCTCGGTGCGATGGCAGGACCGTCACCGCGACGCGACCGCGGAGGTGCCGGGCGGCAAGCTGCTGCGGTTGCTGCCCTACGGCACGGTGCTCGCGACGCTGGTCGTGCCGCAGGCCGCCGGGATCTACCTGCTCACGACGACGGCGTGGACCGCGGCGGAACGGGCGCTGCTACGACGCGGCTCGTGA
- a CDS encoding DnaJ family domain-containing protein, whose protein sequence is MTRRKPPKVSFRWWIDRQIGEARDRGEFDNLPGTGKPLPKPTGNDAATDWVLRQVRAGGHDTKAFLPPALALKREVQDLPARLAGERAERRVREVVEDLNERIRQAYLNHHSGPPLTVAPVDVEEAVEDWRRSRAAS, encoded by the coding sequence ATGACCCGACGCAAACCGCCCAAGGTCTCCTTCCGCTGGTGGATCGACCGGCAGATCGGCGAGGCCCGCGACCGCGGCGAGTTCGACAACCTTCCCGGCACCGGCAAGCCGCTGCCGAAGCCCACCGGCAACGACGCGGCGACCGACTGGGTGCTGCGGCAGGTCCGGGCCGGCGGCCACGACACGAAGGCGTTCCTGCCGCCGGCGCTCGCCCTCAAGCGCGAGGTCCAGGACCTGCCCGCCCGGCTCGCCGGCGAGCGGGCCGAACGGCGGGTGCGGGAGGTCGTCGAGGACCTCAACGAGCGGATCCGCCAGGCCTACCTCAACCACCACTCCGGCCCGCCGCTCACCGTGGCGCCGGTGGACGTCGAGGAAGCCGTCGAGGACTGGCGGCGCTCACGAGCCGCGTCGTAG
- a CDS encoding TetR/AcrR family transcriptional regulator produces the protein MTAERTGAENVDRTLALLWRARGGAAEPTRGRRPTLTIERIVAAAIAVADADGLSAASMHRVAKELGAGTMTLYTYVPGKAELVDLMVDDVLVERRLPGPGEPRPADWREQVALYAERTRAAYRTHPWLCEVSRVRPPLGPGQLAGQEYLLSIMDGLGLAPRQAVAAANGIGTYVDANAALGAENTRLERSTGQSTEAWWHQRSTFWEDYFVVDAHPAMNRIWLGGGFDESAKAQGDTAYEFGLDRMLDGIQALVG, from the coding sequence ATGACCGCCGAACGCACTGGCGCCGAAAACGTGGACCGGACGCTCGCACTGCTCTGGCGTGCCCGCGGCGGTGCCGCCGAGCCGACCCGGGGACGCCGGCCGACGCTGACGATCGAGCGGATCGTCGCCGCGGCGATCGCGGTCGCGGACGCCGACGGGCTGTCCGCCGCGTCGATGCACCGCGTCGCCAAGGAGCTCGGCGCCGGCACGATGACGCTCTACACCTACGTGCCCGGCAAGGCCGAGCTGGTCGACCTGATGGTCGACGACGTGCTCGTCGAGCGGCGCCTGCCGGGGCCGGGCGAGCCGCGTCCGGCGGACTGGCGCGAGCAGGTGGCGCTCTACGCCGAGCGGACGCGCGCGGCGTACCGCACCCACCCGTGGCTGTGCGAGGTGTCGCGGGTCCGGCCGCCGCTCGGGCCCGGTCAGCTGGCCGGGCAGGAGTACCTGCTGTCCATCATGGACGGTCTGGGCCTGGCACCGCGGCAGGCCGTGGCCGCGGCCAACGGGATCGGCACGTACGTCGACGCGAACGCGGCGCTCGGCGCGGAGAACACCCGGCTCGAGCGCAGCACCGGGCAGTCGACCGAGGCGTGGTGGCACCAGCGGTCGACGTTCTGGGAGGACTACTTCGTGGTCGACGCGCACCCGGCGATGAACCGGATCTGGCTCGGCGGCGGCTTCGACGAGAGCGCGAAGGCCCAGGGCGACACGGCCTACGAGTTCGGCCTGGACCGGATGCTCGACGGCATCCAGGCGCTGGTCGGTTAG
- a CDS encoding lytic transglycosylase domain-containing protein, giving the protein MPKHRPRRKGTRGVRRTAAALAGGALVVLPTLTTGLPTPVVIAGAGNALPDQAAPLQPPKIVMPPVAVDGSLPQPPLPTPLVVPGGHAGSAGISGPLGIPGSMLKAYKNAAEILAKEQPNCHLDWALIASIGRIESNHARGGYVNANGDTLEPILGPVLNGAGAFAAIPDTDGGKYDGDAVWDRAVGPTQFIPGTWKGYASDGNGDGVSNPNNIYDETLATARYLCSGGLDLSTDAGQRIAVRRYNNSQSYVDTVMAWAAAYRGGVAQLPDSQVPIGAPDAPDSAAAGSPVGAPAPPAPPVTTEPPDSLPGTSTPPTTTSPSSSTPATTPGSPTTDPTTTPPASSTTPPPSTTTTPTTSTAPTSTAADSASTPTGTTTTSPTG; this is encoded by the coding sequence ATGCCGAAGCACCGGCCACGTCGCAAGGGCACGCGCGGAGTCCGCCGCACCGCGGCCGCGCTCGCCGGCGGCGCGCTCGTCGTGCTGCCCACGCTGACCACCGGCCTGCCCACGCCGGTCGTCATCGCCGGCGCCGGGAACGCCCTGCCCGACCAGGCCGCCCCGCTGCAGCCGCCGAAGATCGTCATGCCGCCCGTCGCCGTCGACGGCAGCCTCCCCCAGCCGCCGCTGCCGACGCCGCTGGTCGTGCCCGGCGGCCACGCCGGCTCGGCGGGCATCTCGGGGCCGCTCGGCATCCCGGGGAGCATGCTCAAGGCGTACAAGAACGCCGCCGAGATCCTCGCGAAGGAACAGCCGAACTGCCACCTCGACTGGGCGCTGATCGCGAGCATCGGCCGGATCGAGTCGAACCACGCGCGCGGCGGGTACGTCAACGCCAACGGCGACACCCTCGAGCCCATCCTCGGCCCGGTGCTCAACGGCGCCGGCGCGTTCGCCGCGATCCCGGACACCGACGGCGGCAAGTACGACGGCGACGCCGTCTGGGACCGCGCGGTCGGCCCGACGCAGTTCATCCCGGGCACGTGGAAGGGCTACGCCTCCGACGGCAACGGCGACGGCGTCTCGAACCCGAACAACATCTACGACGAGACCCTGGCCACCGCGCGCTACCTGTGCTCGGGCGGGCTGGACCTGTCGACCGACGCGGGCCAGCGCATCGCGGTGCGCCGCTACAACAACTCGCAGTCCTATGTGGACACGGTGATGGCGTGGGCCGCGGCCTACCGCGGCGGGGTCGCCCAGCTGCCCGACAGCCAGGTGCCGATCGGCGCCCCCGACGCCCCGGACTCCGCCGCCGCGGGCAGTCCGGTCGGCGCGCCCGCCCCGCCGGCGCCGCCGGTGACCACCGAACCGCCGGACTCGCTGCCGGGCACCTCGACGCCGCCGACCACCACGTCACCGTCGTCGTCCACCCCGGCCACCACGCCGGGAAGCCCCACCACCGACCCGACGACGACCCCGCCGGCGTCCTCCACGACGCCGCCGCCGTCGACGACCACCACGCCCACGACCAGCACCGCGCCGACCAGCACCGCGGCCGATTCGGCGAGCACGCCCACCGGAACCACCACGACCAGCCCGACGGGATGA
- a CDS encoding LysR family transcriptional regulator: MPTLRALECLVAVLDAGSITEAAARVHLSQPALSHQIGALERELGTPVLERLPRGVRPTATGRAILADARAALAAAERVVRTGRAVAGGGEGTLRIACAESMTAGLLAPVLRSWHRYRPGVLITLTETTSADALVAALEAGEADVAVGPRPSRWTGAAEVVGREEIVVALAADHPLATRAAVPMADLAGVPVVHYHPDNGLGSWLDEEAARRGTVLGAVMRTKQAATAAQLATAGLGVALVPTTALTRTFAGALRRLKPVLHRDVVTFTATPSDSLVRRFSSDVRHRGITVPGVLLDKLSSATR; this comes from the coding sequence ATGCCTACCCTGCGCGCGCTCGAGTGCCTGGTCGCGGTGCTCGACGCCGGGTCGATCACGGAGGCGGCCGCGCGGGTGCACCTCTCGCAGCCCGCGCTGTCGCACCAGATCGGCGCGCTCGAACGGGAACTGGGCACGCCGGTGCTCGAACGGCTGCCGCGCGGGGTCCGGCCGACCGCCACCGGGCGCGCGATCCTCGCCGACGCGCGGGCGGCGCTGGCCGCCGCCGAGCGCGTGGTCCGGACCGGGCGCGCGGTCGCCGGCGGCGGCGAGGGCACGCTGCGGATCGCTTGCGCGGAGAGCATGACGGCCGGGCTGCTCGCGCCGGTGCTGCGGAGCTGGCACCGGTACCGCCCGGGCGTGCTGATCACGCTGACCGAGACGACGAGTGCGGACGCGCTGGTGGCGGCCCTGGAGGCGGGCGAAGCGGACGTCGCGGTCGGGCCGCGGCCGAGCCGCTGGACCGGCGCGGCCGAAGTCGTGGGGCGCGAGGAGATCGTCGTCGCGCTGGCCGCCGACCACCCGCTCGCCACCCGGGCGGCGGTACCGATGGCCGACCTGGCCGGGGTGCCGGTGGTGCACTACCACCCGGACAACGGTCTCGGGAGCTGGCTCGACGAGGAGGCGGCGCGGCGCGGAACCGTGCTCGGCGCGGTGATGCGGACGAAGCAGGCGGCGACGGCGGCGCAGCTCGCGACGGCCGGACTGGGCGTGGCGCTGGTCCCGACCACCGCGCTGACCCGCACGTTCGCGGGAGCGCTGCGGCGGCTGAAGCCGGTTCTGCACCGCGATGTCGTCACGTTCACCGCGACGCCGTCGGATTCGCTCGTCCGGCGGTTTTCTTCGGACGTGCGCCACCGCGGGATCACCGTGCCCGGTGTCCTGCTGGACAAACTCTCCTCAGCGACCCGTTAA